The following DNA comes from Clupea harengus chromosome 9, Ch_v2.0.2, whole genome shotgun sequence.
CTGTGTGCAATCCAACACAGCGTTCTGTTATCAGTCATTGCATGTTTGCATAACAGCATAGCTATCTCTACGTGCACACTCCTGGCTCCTGTACCACACGCAAGAGTTCACTTTTCTGAGAAATGGGTTTGGCTGAGACAATAGGTAGGGTTACAGGTATGAGTTAGtatgcttcttcttcttcttctttgtattCTCTTGATGAAGTCCTCACACCAATACTTTTAATAGTCTTATGAGTAACTTTAGGACATGTAGGGTGTCCTCCCCCTTAATTCTGAGGTCAGCAAAGGTCAcacaggtgcattgtgggatagTTTGAATAGGGTTGATGAGGTCAAAGCGGGAAAGTATGTTGGAACTGCGCCAAGGAGCTGCTCACTCTAAGATTCTTGCCCGGATCTTGTGTGGATGGGGGTAGGACCAGTCCAGATCTGGGTCGCAGTCGGCTGCTTGCGGGTCAGGCTCTGATTCCTGCTCGGAGGAAGGGGCGGTTGGATCAGGTTTTTGGGAATCTGATCCTCCTCAGGCAGCGGGAACCAGATCTACTTGGGAAAGTGACAAGTGGGACCCTTTATAAACAGAGGGATACAAAGCAGAGGCACCTTTTTTTGGGGAGAGTGGGGGCAGACACGGAATAAATGTAAAGaacaactaccccccccccccatgtctgccccctctctctttctctctccttttcacactcttcctccctttctctctcacttttttctctctgtctccctttacTTCCTTCAGACTCTGTTTGCCTCATTCCTGCAGTCAAGGGGAGGAGTAGGTTTTGTTTCTGGCCTACTAATAGTTTCTGGCCTACTAATAGCCAAGACTAAGAGCTAAGGTGCCACGTGGTCCCCTGCCATGCCAAAAAGCTTAATTGCTCTCTAATTAAATGTTCTCCATAAttgctacaaaaaaaaaaaaacattctaaacACTAATCACACTTAAACACTCAGAGGGCACAGGAAATAAAAATCAATGAATATTCTAGAATGTCACGTTTGGAATTCCTTTCTTTTGTTCAGTATAGTATGGTGGCGTAAGTAAACCAGTTATCCTCGACTTAATAGAGAGGCTATAATTAACCTATGGCCTTTACCCAGCGCGTATCTCTTGAATAGGTTTTATTGACATTCTTGAGACGAGCAGTGCACAATCAAACATGTGCTAGCGTGAATCACAAACTCTCATAATATTTCAACTGCACTATGAGTATGGTTTCTCAATCTTTTGTCTCGGACGCATTAGCTGTTTCCCCCCCTGTATGGACTTCATAGAATAGTGGATATTGATTGAGGAGTTGTAGAATTGAGTACACAGTGTCTGAGTAATGCGTGCCCTCCGAGCTACTTCGAGCTACTCCGAGCTACTCCAAGCCACCCCATTCAATGGATGCCTTGGTTATGGTGCTTCAGTGCTTTTGGGGCGTGTGTCCTTTTGTTGGCTGCCTGCCTTTTGTTTATGGCGATTAAGAGTGGTTTGGAATTACTAATGCTCACTCCATCCTGTGTCTAAAACTGAGGGAGAAAAACATCAATCCTCACCAAGCCCAAGACCTAATACcatacacagaggagaggataaTACCTGTGTCAGGTGTCCACAGTTCAAATAATTTTTGCCCCTCATAATCGCCTGAAACGTACCACACCTTAGTCATTTATAAGTCTGTGCAGTGTACAGAAGGCTAGACCTCAAGTCTTACCTAaacaaatatttgaacatgATTTTGTCAAACTGAAACCCAACTGGAGGAAAtgagggagacaaaaaaaacaaatacatcagTTACTGCTCCCGGTGCCACCTTAGATGgtaacttaattttattttatttgtacttTTACTCTCTTTATTTGAACTTAAATTCCGTTGGTCATGCTGAAACCCAAGTGCAGGAAAccaaagacaaataaatgtatcaactactgctaataataataataataataataatattgcaCCTTACATGAATAAAGACTCAACAACAGATCAGGGTCAGACTGGCCTCAGATCCAGTGGAGACTCAGCCTAGCTGGTGTCTGGACCCTTGATTACTGCTCTGCCAGTGGAAATTCATCTGCGTGTGTTGAAGTCACCTGGCGATGGCCGGAATGGCGGGCGATATGCGATCCCCCCTGTGTCCCCTGTGAGAGAATGACTATTGTGTTACAGAACCTTGGCGAGACAAACGCGGTGGAGGTGGTCGGTTACGGAGCAGGGccctgctggacacacacacacgcacacacctcatTGAAAGCTTGAGAGCCACCTTTTTAGATTGTTAAACCTTAATCAGAGCTCACGGGGCTTTCCGCTCCTGTTAAACATGGACAGCTACCAAAGTATGGAAAATCACTTCACTAAAGACTGCATGCTTGTAACTTCTCTCGTACttcttttacatttatttatttggcagGTGCACTTCAGTTATAGGTATGTTATTAATCTGTTATTAATCAGGTGCACTTCAGTTATATGTATGTTATTAATCTGTGGGTCATCTGGAACTCAAACTCCTGTAAATGTCATTAACATTTGGTGACTCCTGTTACAAAAGCAATTTAGTTGAATTCCCTTTAAGAGCACGACTTCCACGTTGAGAAAAAAACAATTCAGGACACCTGTGTAACTCTTGTCTGGAGTTTGCGTGCAGATTTTGATCGTTGTCTTGGGCTAGAGAATGGCATGGCTCTCTCCTTTGATCACACCCTTGCATTGTCATGGAAACCTATTGTCATGGATTGCATTGTCATGGAAAGATAGGCCTCTCTTTGTCATCCTAAGAGGTCATGTGTctgatgtatgtgtgcaagCATCTTCAAAGATCCCCGTCTGTCcttcatatatgccacttggtAGACTAATCTCTGTATGGGGCATTACATTGCTCAGGAGTAAGAGATATGAAAGTGGAACAAGATGACGGTGAACAAGGACGGTTTCAAACGGTTTTCATTCTCTGCACTGAAGACCCTGTTGCTTACCTGACCAACAGGTTTGGTTGCTTTGTGTTTTATAAGACCACAGAATCTATGAGGGCGAGCAACAGTCTAAATTTCACTACAGTGCTACTGGGTGTTTAAGGATGTTTAGACTATTATAGTTTTGGGGATGTACAACATCTTTTATAACATATTGAGATCCCAAGtctttaaatgaataattttattatggaaaaaaaatcaactgGTAAACGTTAGTAGAAAAAACAACAGATATGGATTCAGTCATTAGAATTTATGAGTTACAATGAGGCTTGCAGAATCAAACTAGATGAAATGCCTGTGCCTCCAAAAACTGAGACTAAAAAgttattttaataacaaaccTCTACAATACATATATGGCATCAAGagaatacatatatacatacatgttgtAAAATGCAAACAGTTTTGGCAATGGACATTGTAACCAGCCAAGGTTTACCACTGTACtgcaaataaatataaataagtgCTATACACAAAGTAGACAAAACATGAACTAACAGCCCTTTTACCAATACATAAAGGCAGATCATTAAATCAACAAGAAAGAATTTAATCTTAATTAGCGGTATTACACAGGTGTAAGCTGTATTCCATTGAGACACACATCATAACTTCATCAGCGGTCTACAGAAGAGATTATGGCCAGTCAAAGACAATGTCTTTTCACTCTAGCCATGGACCATTGAAATGCAGGTTCAGCCCATATTGTCCCTTTATGACATTACCGGCATATTGGAATGATTGAATATTGTGCAAGAGAAGCAAGCCAAGCCCCTTGGTGGAACTGGGTCAATATTTGTTCATGCACAACAAAGACTCCTTGTGTCTAAAGAATAATTCTAATGCTATTCTGACAGTAAGCTGGAGTGTATCCATCAAACATCAAAATAGTTTTATCAAATGGATTGTATGCGGTGATATATATGTGTTATTACATGTTGTAACGTATTATAACAGATCGTGGGGTAGTGGTTGGCATTACAGGTAAAACTGAGTTGACAGGACTATTAAGTGCTACCGTTTGCTAATGGTGAAGTTCGAGTCATTTGCGTACTTCTTAAGTGCCACTTAGCCACGGCCATAAAAATGCTAGATAAGTGCATCCTGTGAACATGCTGGAGTCATTAGCGGTCTTTGACCAGGAAGAGGAAAGGCAATGTGGGAAAAATTGGCAGAGCATGTACGCCCAGATGCAAATCAccaatgggagggagagaggtccTATCATGCAAGAAGAGCACTATGCAGTCACTCAGGAGCCAGGCCCTCCCTATTCACTACACACAGGATGTACATAACCTACCCAGTGATTGACACGAGAGACACAGAGCTGTTTATAGGAAACAAGACGTGTCAAAAATGATCTGGAAGAACAAACATTTTTGCATACATATGGGGAACAGGTAACaggtggcggaggaggaggaggaggaggaggagacaaaaACATTACGAGtggcagatagagagatggagagatgaagagatagggcagatagagagatggagcatTTGTATCCTTCTCTCCCATTTTGTTTGTGATGCTTCCAGAATCTTCCTGAGTTAAAAACACTGACTGAATGGTTGCTgtgaagaccccccccccccccccccgctccctccTGCCCACTGCCCCCTTAGTTTCCTCCTTCGTCGCCTTTAGTTCATCAGGGCCATGGTGCTCTCATGCTGGCCACCGCACACGCCAGAGAAGAACTCCAGCGCCAGGCGCACGTGGACGGGCACGAACACGTAGGAGGTGTAGATCACCATGGCGACCATGGTGAAGAGCACGGTGTTGAAGATGGACTTCTCCCAGGGCTCCAGCACGTAGATGCCGGTGATGAGCAGGTACTGGTAGTAGAGCCAGCCCAGGTACTCGCGCATGTTCTTCGTGTCCATCCCTGACCTGAGCCACTGAGGCGGGCACACACTCTCAGGTACACACTCTCAGGTACGCTCTCTCAGGTACACACTCTCAGGTACGCTCTCTCAGGTACACACTCTCAGGGACGCGTgccagaaggaggaggagaaggaggaggaggtggtgatggtggggagGGGAACTCTGCGAGTAATGGAGGCGTTACGGGCAcaggcaacaaacacacacacacacacaacagaaacacaatggacaaaataaacaagcgaacaaacacacaaacacacatagagagaacgagagacagaacaaaaacaaaggaCAAACCACACATAACTTATTATGTAAATAAACAAGGAAGCTTAAAAGCAGCTGATGCTGATGCCATTTACAGCATACGATTTGATCCATCTCAAGACTGATTACTGTCACTTTTCTCTACATTCATCTCCCTTCTTAATGTTTTCATGCATCACATTCGATTGAGAGGGAACTGTCTACATCATAGATTTGTTTTACAATAGAAAAGGACACGGTAACAAGTGACCcaatagagagaggaaagaaaaacatgacaaaCTTGACAAAGCCAGTATACCCTGAAAACATATTTTCTCATACCACACACCTTTGAATAACAACAATGGGTGGCtacaaatgtttacaaaaagcgAGCGTTCTGTTTATGACTCTGTAGGTGGTATTACAGATTCCGGTTCAGACAACGGGTGATGTTTGCgggtgaaaaacacacacacacacagacacgcgcgcactcacacacacacagacgcgcacacacacacaaaagtacaatTGGAATTGTGTTTATAAGTGATCTCAGGGGTAATTAAGCATATAGCTCAGCAGATCTGTGCACAAGGCAATGCCCACGGGGTGCAATCAAACATCTAGCATGGATATGGGCTTCCCAGGAGAATGGGAGGGGGAGAAGTGCACCCCCctcttcagacacacatacacacacacactcaaacgctctctcactttcactctcactcacatacacacacacactcaaactctttctcactctcactctcaaacacacacaaacacacacacacaaactctctctctcactcacacacaacctctctcttttgctctctctctctcacacacaaaaacacacacacagacacagatacgaTCTGAGCATCATTTCAGATGATCTAGTATTAAACTTccaaagaaaactaaaaacaaaactcTGCCTAGTAATTGTGTATCTACATGAAACAAATTATTTTCGGGTGCAAcacaactgtatgtagctagtaattgtatatttgtgtatgtatgaaacAAACTCCTTGTGAGTGCATGTCCACTTTAGGGTccaccaaaacaaacagataaaaaaataatGTCTTTACAGTTTGTGTTTTGACTGCCCCTTTATGGAGACATACATGCTGCTGCACAAAAATAAAATGGCAGCTCTTTTATGAGGGGAAACTAAAGGGAAAAATATAAGTTGGCTTAGTCTGGTCAGGCAATGTGCTGAAGAATAACAGATATATCTATGTGTAACAGTGAAtatttggtttcttccacttgcaccctttttgtgctattttatcaaactgatatgtcatgctgttgGGGATATAGTGACCTCTAGGGGATATACATGTTGAACTGAGTAGCTCTCCTCACAGTTCGGAGGATTAGAGCCACGCATACAGTGTTTTGATCTATGTTGCTGCGCTAAGGAGTCCCAACTTGTTGTCATTTGTGCCACGCTAATAAAGTGACGAACTGGACCCACGTCTCCTACCTTCTTTTGAAAGCGACACAACGCAGACGAATCCAAGGGGGTTACATATGCCATGTCTGTTTCACTCACTGTAGGAGTATCTCCTCAGATTTCGTCCTAAACGCACAATACACGGATGCATGGGCTActtatttattgttttcttaTGAAGCCATGTTTTCCATCTTCaaagatgtatttgtttattcatatttgctctagatgtgtgtttattgacTATAAATCAGACATCCATTCAGGCTGATATGGGGTGGATATGGCCTCTTAGTTACCAAAGAGCAGGCGAACTTTGTGAATCCCCTTTGACCGACGTCGTTCAGTTCCCTTAAGACAGGTGCCATGCAAAACAAAGTCATGCTTAACAACAACGAGGGATTACAATAGAGGGAGCGCTAGTGTTTCATATATTAGTACATGCACATGTTCCTgtatcgaaaaaaaaaaagttcaagttcaagtgtcAATTTTCAAAACCCCCATTAATGATCAATGTGTTCTGATGCAGAGTGTCTTGATTGTGGCTAGTCACCACCCAAGGCATTTCAAAAGTTTAAATTATCCTTGAGAGTCATGTCCAACCAATTCTGGATTTACATGACAGTAGTAGTCTGCCAAATAACGCTTTCCAGGCTGTGTCACCACATAGCCATAAATCATTCATGTAGCCTATTGAAAATCATAATGGTACCCAACGACAAATGACAAAAAGACTCACTTCAGCAGTAATCTGGTCTTCCGCTGCTCATCCGCTCGGAGCCCTCCAGGATAGTGGATGAAGTTCAGTCGGGGACGTCTGAGACATTAGTCTGCGTCCCACTGTTCCGTTGTTTTTTAGTAAACGGAAAGCTGCCCGACCAGTTGGCCAATTATCGACGTGTACAATGCTTCTCCTCCCGAGCGCTACACCACACCCACTGTTCGCGTTTGCACTcacctgcatgtgtgtcagagggTGGCTCAGGTGCAATGTAGTGGCTATGTGATGGAACCGAATTCAGGCTGACAACATAACCAGAGTCAAGATAACTAGTGTTCATTTAAAGCAAGAAAAATACATGATTAACCTCCAGGTGCTGTGTTATCCCACAAACCTCAGGATGGTCCATTCATCAGACAACTTTTCCCCTGTGTTGCATCTTTAACCCAGCGCAGAACCGCATTACAGTGCGTGATGCCCCGCGTGGAGAAGACACGACGACAGAGCTCTCTATTGCTCTTCGCAGCTACATCTGCCGAGTGTATTATACTTTAGCTATACAGCATGTGGAGCTTAGATATATTTGTAGGTGATTACAGTTTCCATGTCCGGTCTTTTTTTCCTGCAGTGGCGCAGTTGGAACAGATTCAATTAGTCTAACTTTAAATGATAGCAGCAGAGGAAGCTTGTATTGGTGTGTATTCTATACATGGTAGCTATACTgggcagaattttttttttaacgcctTCGGTTCGACTGCCTTGCAAAACACTAGTGATTTGAGTTCAACACGTAGGATTATTTCGTCGAGCAAACCCATGCATTGTTAATGTGTAAACACTGTCTGCAGCCATAGACGGCGATTTTGGGGTTGACAGCGCGGCTTACGTTACCTGAGGGGCGTGACCCTTTTCTTGGACATGTGCAACGGTATCCttgttcaaataaaataaacattttactgTAAGTGGGAACTGGAAAACCATTCGACCCCCAAAACACCCACATTGTGACCTTGGAGAACAACACCTAATAGACGCGTATTTTGATGTCAAATTTTTGCTGTGCAAAAACGAATCTCGTCTTTCGTCTGTTCTTAA
Coding sequences within:
- the sptssb gene encoding serine palmitoyltransferase small subunit B; translated protein: MDTKNMREYLGWLYYQYLLITGIYVLEPWEKSIFNTVLFTMVAMVIYTSYVFVPVHVRLALEFFSGVCGGQHESTMALMN